Proteins encoded together in one Penicillium digitatum chromosome 1, complete sequence window:
- a CDS encoding 3-methyl-2-oxobutanoate hydroxymethyltransferase PanB, with the protein MGSTTASTRRKVTIQTIQTLYKKNEPITVLTASDFPSGHVADTAGMEIVLVGDSLAMVAMGMEDTNEVTMDEMLLHCRSVNRAVKSAFTIADLPMGSYEITPEQALTSAIRMVKEGGMKGVKLEGGAEMASTIRKISQAGIPVMAHVGLTPQRQHSLGGFRVQGKSVAGAVQLLRDALAVQRAGACMVLIEAVPPEIAEIITRRLSVPTIGIGSGNGCSGQVLVQVDMLGNFPEGRFLPKFVKTYADVWGEARRGVEAYREEVKRRAFPSAEYSYSVSKEVLEEFEKVVNEVAGEKGEESSAGCTFGS; encoded by the exons ATGGGCTCAACAACCGCCAGCACACGCAGAAAAGTAACAATCCAAACAATCCAAACCCTCTACAAAAAGAACGAGCCCATCACAGTCCTCACCGCATCCGATTTCCCCAGCGGCCATGTCGCCGACACTGCCGGAATGGAGATCGTGCTGGTAGGCGATAGCCTTGCAATGGTCGCAATGGGAATGGAAGATACAAATGAAGTAACCATGGACGAGATGCTCCTCCACTGCCGAAGTGTAAACCGTGCCGTCAAGAGTGCGTTCACA ATCGCAGACCTACCAATGGGCTCATACGAAATAACCCCAGAACAAGCCCTGACATCCGCCATCCGGATGGTAAAAGAAGGCGGTATGAAAGGCGTGAAACTCGAAGGCGGCGCAGAAATGGCATCTACCATCCGCAAGATCTCCCAGGCCGGAATCCCAGTTATGGCCCACGTCGGACTGACACCGCAGCGACAGCACTCGCTCGGCGGGTTCCGGGTGCAAGGCAAGTCGGTCGCGGGCGCAGTGCAGCTTCTGCGGGATGCATTGGCTGTGCAGAGGGCTGGTGCTTGTATGGTTCTCATTGAGGCTGTGCCGCCTGAGATTGCGGAGATTATTACACGGCGGCTGAGCGTGCCGACTATTGGGATTGGGTCTGGGAATGGGTGTTCTGGACAGGTTCTTGTGCAGGTTGATATGTTGGGGAATTTCCCCGAGGGGAGGTTTTTGCCGAAGTTTGTCAAGACCTATGCGGATGTTTGGGGGGAGGCTAGGAGGGGGGTGGAGGCTTATAGGGAGGAGGTTAAGAGGAGGGCTTTTCCTTCGGCCGAATATAGTTATTCTGTTTCTAAGGAGGTGTTGGAGGAGTTTGAGAAGGTTGTTAATGAAGTTGCGGGCGAGAAGGGTGAAGAAAGCAGTGCTGGGTGCACTTTTGGGTCCTAA
- a CDS encoding Terpenoid synthase translates to MAVEPIINPNYLRVKSKGDSLVVKALQADDQYAAKFSEIDFACLSAMWAPSCDEDALQILADWLNWLFLFDDQFDDGHLKDDPIGAEEEISKVVAIMNGTWPSVSMHEDPLGFLFQRVWGRLEKVSNASFPLVCKALANKNTLVPIS, encoded by the exons ATGGCCGTTGAGCCGATTATAAACCCAAATTACCTCCGTGTGAAGTCCAAAGGCGATTCGCTTGTTGTCAA GGCCCTCCAGGCAGATGACCAATACGCCGCAAAGTTCTCTGAGATTGACTTTGCTTGCTTGTCTGCTATGTGGGCACCATCCTGCGACGAGGATGCCTTGCAAATCCTTGCAGACTGGCTCAACTGG TTGTTTCTATTCGATGACC AATTTGACGACGGGCATCTGAAGGATGACCCCATCGGAGCTGAAGAAGAAATCAGCAAGGTTGTGGCCATCATGAATGGAACGTGGCCATCGGTCTCGATGCACGAAGATCCCCTAGGATTTTTATTCCAGCGGGTCTGGGGCCGCCTAGAAAAGGTATCAAATGCTTCTTTTCCCCTAGTCTGTAAAGCCCTAGCTAATAAGAATACACTAGTCCCTATCTCCTAG
- a CDS encoding Protein mitochondrial targeting protein (Mas1), putative: MVKETKFYDILGVAPTATEAQLKTAYKKGALKYHPDKNTGNPDAAEKFKELSHAYETLSDPEKRQLYDQLGEEGLEHGGGGGGMNAEDLFSQFFGGGGGGGGPFGGMFGGGMREQGPKKARTIHHVHKVNLEDIYKGKVSKLALQKSVICGGCDGRGGKEGAVKECAGCNGSGMKTMMRQMGPMIQRFQTVCTDCNGEGEIVRDKDRCKKCNGKKTVVERKVLHVHVDKGVRDGHKIEFRGEGDQMPGVMPGDVVFEIEQKPHARFQRKGDDLFYQAEIDLLTALAGGAIHIEHLDDRWLTVNIAPGEVIVPDAIKVIHGQGMPSFRHHDHGNLYIKFDVKFPKKDELQNLELLEQVLPPRSEKVVPPTDAMVEDFELEDPENEHDQARAHGAAAAGMEEDEDDVPGGAERVQCASQ; the protein is encoded by the exons ATGGTCAAGGAAACGAAGTTCTATGACATCCTCGGG GTCGCTCCCACCGCTACTGAGGCTCAGCTCAAGACTGCCTATAAGAAGGGTGCTCTCAAGTACCACCCTG ACAAGAACACCGGCAACCCCGATGCCGCAGAGAAGTTCAAGGAACTGTCCCACGCCTACGAGACTCTTTCCGACCCCGAGAAGCGTCAACTGTATGATCAACTCGGTGAGGAGGGCCTGGAGCACGGCGGTGGTGGCGGCGGCATGAACGCTGAAGATTTGTTCTCTCAATTcttcggcggcggcggcggcggtggtggccCCTTCGGTGGAATGTTCGGCGGCGGCATGCGTGAACAAGGCCCGAAGAAGGCCCGCACAATCCACCACGTGCACAAGGTCAATCTCGAGGATATCTACAAGGGTAAGGTATCCAAGTTGGCGCTCCAGAAGTCCGTCATCTGCGGTGGCTGTGACGGCCGCGGCGGAAAGGAGGGCGCTGTTAAGGAGTGCGCGGGATGCAACGGTAGCGGTATGAAGACTATGATGCGCCAAATGGGCCCCATGATTCAGCGCTTCCAGACCGTCTGCACCGACTGCAACGGCGAGGGCGAGATCGTCCGTGATAAGGATCGCTGCAAGAAGTGTAACGGAAAGAAGACCGTCGTTGAGCGCAAAGTTCTTCATGTTCACGTCGACAAAGGTGTGCGCGATGGCCACAAGATTGAGTTCCGCGGCGAGGGCGACCAAATGCCAGGTGTCATGCCCGGCGATGTCGTGTTTGAGATTGAGCAGAAGCCCCACGCCCGCTTCCAGCGCAAGGGCGACGACCTGTTCTATCAGGCCGAGATCGACCTGCTTACCGCTCTTGCTGGCGGTGCCATTCACATTGAGCACCTCGATGATCGGTGGCTGACCGTGAACATCGCCCCTGGCGAGGTCATCGTTCCTG ATGCCATTAAGGTCATCCACGGCCAGGGTATGCCCTCATTCCGCCACCACGACCACGGCAACCTGTACATCAAGTTCGATGTCAAGTTCCCCAAGAAGGACGAGCTCCAGAACCTGGAACTTCTTGAGCAGGTCCTTCCTCCTCGCTCAGAGAAGGTCGTCCCCCCGACTGACGCTATGGTCGAAGATTTCGAGCTTGAGGACCCTGAGAACGAGCATGACCAGGCCCGCGCCCACGGCGCGGCCGCGGCCGGcatggaggaagatgaggatgacgTGCCCGGCGGTGCCGAGCGGGTGCAATGTGCTTCGCAGTAG
- a CDS encoding Uroporphyrinogen decarboxylase: protein MQEQFEPLKNDLLLRAARGEKVERPPIWVMRQAGRYLPEYHEAKAGRDFFECCRTPEIASTLTLQPIERYEGLIDAAIIFSDILVIPQAMGMVVEMLDKKGPHFPEPLDSPTDGQYEKVMAKEVDVKAELDYVYKAITLTRFKLKGRVPLIGFCGAPWTLLCYMVEGGGSKLFVQSKKWVYKYPIEAQALLQKIAEICVEYLALQVAAGAQLVQVFDSWAGELSPVSFKSFSLPYLRYISANLPKRLREMGLEPVPMTVFAKGAWYALDDLCDSGYNVVGLDWLHDAGEAMRIANGRVTIQGNADPGMLYGGPSAITATVEPMVEGFKKGKQGWICNLGHGVTPFVDPENLKFFFEEIHRLTV, encoded by the exons ATGCAGGAACAATTCGAGCCTTTGAAAAACGATTTGCTGCTGAGGGCTGCACGGG GTGAGAAGGTGGAGCGTCCTCCGATATGGGTCATGCGACAGG CTGGTCGATACCTCCCCGAATACCATGAGGCGAAGGCCGGCCGTGACTTCTTCGAATGCTGCCGCACACCCGAAATCGCATCAACCTTGACCCTCCAACCCATTGAGCGTTATGAAGGTCTCATCGATGCCGCAATTATCTTCTCCGATATCCTAGTTATTCCTCAGGCTATGGGTATGGTCGTGGAGATGCTGGACAAGAAGGGACCTCATTTCCCTGAGCCGCTCGACTCCCCGACAGACGGGCAGTACGAGAAGGTGATGGCGAAGGAGGTGGACGTGAAAGCAGAGCTGGACTACGTCTATAAGGCAATTACACTTACACGATTCAAGCTAAAGGGCCGGGTGCCCCTGATCGGCTTCTGTGGTGCACCGTGGACACTGCTGTGCTACATGGTCGAAGGCGGTGGCAGCAAGCTTTTCGTGCAGTCTAAAAAATGGGTCTACAAGTACCCCATCGAGGCGCAGGCTCTTTTGCAGAAGATTGCCGAGATCTGCGTGGAATATCTAGCGCTCCAGGTTGCTGCCGGAGCGCAGCTGGTGCAGGTCTTTGACTCCTGGGCCGGCGAGCTGTCTCCCGTCTCGTTCAAGTCGTTCTCGCTTCCTTATCTGCGCTACATCTCCGCCAACCTCCCCAAACGGCTGCGGGAGATGGGTCTGGAGCCTGTCCCTATGACCGTCTTCGCCAAGGGCGCCTGGTACGCTCTGGATGACCTGTGCGATTCGGGCTACAATGTTGTCGGCTTGGACTGGCTGCACGATGCCGGTGAGGCCATGCGCATTGCCAACGGTCGTGTTACCATCCAGGGTAACGCGGATCCCGGCATGCTCTACGGTGGCCCCTCGGCCATTACTGCCACCGTTGAACCCATGGTTGAGGGATTCAAGAAGGGCAAACAGGGATGGATCTGCAACTTGGGCCACG GTGTCACTCCATTCGTCGATCCCGAGAACCTCAAGTTCTTCTTTGAAGAGATTCACCGCCTGACCGTATGA
- a CDS encoding Fungal transcriptional regulatory protein, N-terminal → MDLHSRNDDRPPKRTRQACEPCRCKKAKCTGERPACSTCARLRQKCYYAAELHGQLSEESHDVLGRKRSSESQDLRTEHELHNRIESLESSLAEVLQNIRSGGQIPGLSELIRHWKTAIWRQELSDVGVAPANHGRTSAIAHDSCTG, encoded by the exons ATGGATCTTCATTCTAGGAACGATGACAGACCTCCTAAGCGTACACGACAAGCCTGTGAACCATGCCG CTGTAAAAAGGCCAAATGTACTGGCGAGAGACCGGCTTGCTCCACATGTGCCCGACTCAGACAGAAGTGCTACTATGCCGCTGAACTACACGGTCAATTAAGCGAGGAATCCCATGATGTTCTCGGACGTAAACGATCATCAGAGTCGCAAGATTTGCGAACCGAACATGAATTA CATAATCGGATTGAGTCACTAGAGTCTTCCTTAGCGGAAGTACTTCAGAACATAAGAAGCGGTGGCCAAATCCCAGGCCTCAGTGAGCTTATCCGACACTGGAAGACCGCTATATGGAGACAGGAGCTTTCCGACGTCGGTGTCGCCCCAGCTAATCACGGTCGCACTTCCGCCATAGCCCACGATTCTTGCACTGGTTGA
- a CDS encoding Cytosine deaminase, putative, whose amino-acid sequence MEQDPGFIAAVEEARQGLSEGGVPIGAALVSKDGKILGRGHNMRVQKGSAVLHAEMSALENSGRLPASAYEGATMYTTLSPCDMCTGACILYKVKRVVVGENKSFMGGEELLLNKGKEVVVLDNAECKELMTNFMKEKPELWNEDIAV is encoded by the exons ATGGAACAGGATCCCGGATTCATTGCCGCCGTCGAAGAGGCGAGGCAGGGTCTCTCTGAAGGAGGTGTGCCAATTGGTGCTGCTCTGGTCTCGAAGGATGGAAAGATCCTTGGCCGTGGTCACAACATGCGTGTCCAGAAGGGAAGCGCTGTCTTGCAT GCCGAGATGTCCGCCCTCGAAAACTCCGGCCGTCTTCCTGCCTCTGCCTATGAGGGTGCTACCATGTACACCACCCTCTCCCCCTGTGATATGTGTACCGGTGCTTGTATCCTCTACAAGGTGAAACGGGTTGTTGTTGGTGAGAACAAGAGCTTCATGGGTGGTGAGGAGCTTCTTCTCAATAAGGGCAAGGAGGTTGTTGTCTTGGACAACGCCGAGTGCAAGGAATTGATGACCAACTTCATGAAGGAGAAGCCGGAGCTATG GAACGAGGATATCGCTGTCTAA
- a CDS encoding 60S ribosomal protein uL10, whose protein sequence is MGGKSATKTAYFEKLRTLLNEYSTIFIVGVDNVSSQQMHEIRMALRGEAVVLMGKNTMVRRALKGFVTENPEWERLLPHVRGNVGFIFTKGDLKATKEKILANRVAAPARAGAVAPDDVWVPAGNTGMEPGKTAFFQALGVPTKIARGTIEIVSDLKLVEAGNKVGASEATLLNLLNISPFTYGMTITQVYENGQCFSADVLDITDEQLLAAFSQAIATITAVSLAANYPTLPSVIHSLINGYKKVLAAAISTDYSWAEIEDLKDRIANPDAYASAAPVAAAATSGGDAPAAAAPAEEEEESDEDMGFGLFD, encoded by the exons ATGGGGGGTAAGTCCGCAACCAAGACCGCTTACTTTGAGAAGCTGCGTACTCT TCTCAATGAGTACAGCACCATCTTCATCGTTGGAGTTGACAATGTCAGCTCTCAGCAGATGCACGAGATCCGTATGGCTCTCCGTGGTGAGGCCGTCGTTCTGATGGGTAAGAACACCATGGTTCGCCGTGCCCTCAAGGGTTTCGTCACCGAGAACCCCGAGTGGGAGCGCCTCCTTCCCCACGTCCGTGGCAACGTTGGTTTCATTTTCACCAAGGGTGACCTTAAGGCCACCAAGGAGAAGATCCTTGCCAACCGTGTCGCTGCTCCCGCTCGTGCCGGTGCCGTCGCCCCCGACGATGTCTGGGTTCCCGCTGGTAACACTGGTATGGAGCCCGGTAAGACCGCCTTCTTCCAGGCTCTCGGTGTCCCCACCAAGATCGCTCGTGGTACCATTGAGATTGTTTCCGACCTCAAGCTCGTTGAGGCTGGCAACAAGGTCGGTGCCTCCGAGGCTACCCTTCTTAACCTGTTGAACATCTCTCCGTTCACCTACGGTATGACCATCACCCAGGTCTACGAGAACGGTCAGTGCTTCAGTGCCGATGTTCTTGACATCACCGATGAGCAGCTCTTGGCCGCCTTCTCCCAGGCTATTGCCACCATTACCGCTGTCTCCCTGGCTGCCAACTACCCCACCCTTCCCTCCGTCATCCACTCCCTCATCAACGGATACAAGAAGGTCCTCGCTGCTGCCATCAGCACCGACTACAGCTGGGCTGAGATTGAAGATCTCAAGGACCGCATCGCTAACCCCGATGCGTACGCCTCTGCTGCCCCTgtcgccgccgccgccaccTCCGGCGGTGACGCTCCCGCCGCCGCAGCTCCCgctgaggaagaggaggagtcCGATGAGGACATGGGCTTCGGTCTCTTCGACTAA
- a CDS encoding c6 zinc finger domain containing protein, producing the protein MIRYSDDIWMRCNAVRESARYSQAAHQLVMNRITEGRVELSTLQALCLLSLTEFYNADQVKSRIHSSLAITLASCANLKNSAENFTGGVDAEERSRCYWSIILLRRLLGESTTSLDTQYRRSPSYPESPCMPPMAAVSPEGQRIASRSGLKSEGIVATVIKLSEVWSATQDYVRARGSSEPAVVPWSPDSKYSATLRKLMDLGQKLPPLHRYRCIKPSSLTANDLEEARDYWAPWFLSRFLYHTIICLLNHPFLITMQMQGIQGVSEVFLQQTTFSITHHTSWFLHFIAFLEARQFRITDPFFGYCAAVVATIQVQQSFWEEGRLGQKKRDNYNRCLKFIQKIGQEWELMNRMADKLQTPG; encoded by the exons ATGATTCGCTACTCCGACGACATTTGGATGAGGTGTAATGCCGTCCGGGAATCTGCGAGATATTCTCAAGCAGCACATCAGCTTGTCATGAACCGGATCACCGAGGGTCGAGTGGAATTGTCAACGTTACAAGCACTCTGCTTGCTTTCATTGACAGAGTTTTACA ATGCGGACCAAGTCAAGAGCCGTATACATAGCTCTCTAGCAATTACTCTTGCCAGTTGTGCCAACTTGAAAAATAGCGCTGAGAATTTTACGGGCGGCGTTGATGCCGAGGAGCGAAGTCGTTGCTATTGGAGTATTATACTGCTACGCCGCCTGCTTGGGGAGTCCACAACATCCCTCGACACTCAATATCGAAGAAGTCCATCATATCCAGAAAGTCCTTGCATGCCCCCGATGGCGGCTGTAAGCCCGGAAGGCCAGCGAATCGCTTCGCGTTCAGGCCTAAAAAGCGAGGGCATAGTTGCGACGGTCATAAAACTCAGCGAGGTCTGGTCGGCCACCCAAGACTACGTCCGCGCGCGTGGCTCGTCAGAGCCAGCCGTCGTACCTTGGTCCCCAGACTCCAAATATTCTGCGACCTTGCGGAAGCTCATGGATCTTGGACAAAAGTTGCCACCTCTCCATCGGTACCGATGTATAAAGCCCTCGTCTCTTACTGCGAATGATCTGGAGGAGGCTCGCGATTATTGGGCCCCTTGGTTTCTCAGTCGTTTCCTTTATCACACCATAATTTGCCTGCTGAATCATCCTTTTCTCATCACAATGCAGATGCAGGGCATCCAGGGCGTTTCTGAGGTCTTTCTTCAGCAAACCACATTCTCCATAACCCACCATACATCATGGTTTCTTCACTTCATTGCATTTCTAGAGGCTCGCCAATTCCGCATAACGGACCCCTTCTTTGGCTACTGTGCCGCTGTTGTGGCGACCATTCAGGTGCAGCAAAGCTTTTGGGAGGAAGGTAGATTGggtcagaagaagagagacaaCTACAATCGATGTTTGAAGTTCATTCAGAAAATTGGTCAGGAATGGGAGCTTATGAATCGAATG GCAGATAAGCTCCAAACCCCTGGCTGA
- a CDS encoding Sulfate permease SutB, with protein sequence MSGKWDQASSKIGHSLAKVLGIKLAYRDPLGATSEAVTRGESEFSIGTVDTYSYNEPEPTSIDWIRETTPSGAQIGRYVVSLFPFLSWIGNYNLTWLYGDLVAGITVGAVVVPQGMAYADLAELPVQFGLYSSFMGVLIYWFFATSKDITIGPVAVMSTLTGTIVNKVQREYPDYPAHLIASSLAIICGAIVLVMGLLRIGFIVDFIPLPAISAFMTGSALSICAGQVPTMLGEKAKFSTRGATYKIIINTLKHLPSSTLDAAMGVTACAMLYIIRSACTYAAKKQPARAKTWFFISTLRTVFVILFYTMISAATNLHRREHPAFKLLGKVPRGFQQAAVPTLDSKIIKAYIGELPAAVIVLLIEHIAISKSFGRVNNYTIDPSQEFVAIGVSNLLGPFLGGYPATGSFSRTAIKSKAGVRTPLAGVITAVVVLLAIYALPAVFFYIPKASLAGVIIHAVGDLITPPNTVYQFWRVSPLDAIIFFIGVFVTVFSSIENGIYCTVCVSVAVLLFRVAKARGQFLGRVTIHSVVGDHLLNGDGKYGSFGTNKTPSDDEDRHHRTIFLPLNHTDGSNPDIEVEQPLPGIFIYRFAEGFNYPNANHYTDSLVQTIFKNTRRTNPHAYSSRGERPWNDAGPRRGKDGSDDDSRLPLLQAVILDFSSVNNVDVTSIQNLIDVRNQLDMYASPRTVQWHFAHINNRWTKRGLAAAGFGYPTPIASDGFHRWKPIFSVAEIEGNASAAAHAEIVANQREHSLHKNADIESGLKSDSNTIELETEDIETASENSVTREDKFNRDITGSKAYQRRPRVVLVQGMNRPFFHIDLTSALQSAVANSSDVIPQIE encoded by the exons ATGTCTGGAAAATGGGACCAGGCCAGTTCCAAGATTGGCCATTCCCTAGCCAAGGTTCTCGGGATCAAGCTGGCATACAGAGACCCGCTGGGGGCTACCAGTGAGGCCGTTACAAGGGGAGAATCGGAATTCTCGATCGGGACCGTCGACACATATTCATACAACGAGCCCGAGCCGACAAGTATCGACTGGATTCGCGAGACCACCCCGTCCGGAGCTCAAATAGGCAGATATGTTGTCAGTCTGTTCCCTTTCCTCTCATGGATTGGCAACTACAACCTCACCTGGCTGTACGGAGACTTGGTTGCCGGTATCACTGTTGGAGCGGTCGTTGTGCCACAAGGTATGGCCTATGCCGACCTGGCCGAACTGCCGGTACAGTTCGGTCTGTACTCCTCGTTCATGGGAGTTTTGATCTATTGGTTCTTTGCCACGTCAAAGGATATCACCATTGGA CCCGTGGCCGTCATGTCAACTCTCACCGGAACAATCGTGAACAAGGTTCAGCGTGAATACCCAGACTACCCTGCCCATTTGATTGCATCCTCTCTGGCGATCATCTGCGGTGCGATTGTTCTAGTGATGGGTCTCCTGCGTATCGGATTCATTGTCGATTTCATTCCTCTCCCCGCCATCTCGGCCTTCATGACCGGCTCCGCTCTAAGTATTTGTGCGGGACAAGTCCCAACTATGTTGGGCGAGAAGGCCAAATTTAGCACGCGCGGTGCCACCTACAAGATCATTATCAACACCCTCAAACACCTCCCCAGTTCGACCTTGGATGCTGCTATGGGGGTCACGGCCTGTGCAATGCTTTACATCATCCGTTCAGCATGCACTTACGCTGCGAAGAAGCAGCCCGCCAGGGCCAAGACCTGGTTCTTCATCTCGACTCTTCGGACCGTGTTTGTGATCTTATTCTACACCATGATTAGTGCTGCCACCAACTTGCACCGAAGGGAGCACCCGGCATTTAAGCTTCTCGGTAAAGTCCCTCGAGGATTTCAACAGGCCGCGGTGCCCACTCTGGATTCTAAGATCATCAAAGCCTACATTGGCGAACTTCCAGCTGCGGTCATCGTTCTTCTGATTGAGCACATTGCCATTTCCAAATCTTTCGGTCGCGTTAACAACTACACGATCGATCCCTCTCAGGAATTCGTCGCCATTGGGGTAAGTAACCTTCTCGGGCCTTTCCTCGGTGGCTACCCCGCGACTGGATCCTTCTCCCGGACAGCTATCAAGTCGAAAGCCGGAGTGCGGACACCCCTTGCCGGTGTCATCACCGCAGTTGTGGTCCTGTTGGCTATCTATGCCCTGCCCGCTGTCTTCTTCTACATCCCCAAGGCCTCTCTGGCTGGCGTCATTATCCACGCTGTCGGCGATCTAATCACTCCCCCGAACACTGTTTACCAGTTCTGGCGCGTGTCGCCACTTGATGCGATTATTTTCTTCATCGGTGTCTTTGTCACCGTTTTCAGTTCCATTGAAAATGGTATTTACTGCACAGTCTGTGTGTCGGTGGCAGTCCTCCTTTTCCGTGTGGCCAAGGCCCGCGGTCAGTTCCTAGGCCGTGTCACCATCCACTCTGTTGTCGGAGACCATCTGTTGAACGGCGACGGAAAGTACGGATCGTTTGGAACTAACAAGACTCCCTCCGACGACGAGGACCGCCACCACCGAACCATCTTCCTTCCCCTCAACCACACTGATGGCTCCAACCCCGACATCGAAGTGGAACAGCCCCTTCCTGGTATCTTTATCTACCGCTTTGCCGAAGGCTTCAACTACCCCAACGCCAACCACTACACCGATTCCCTGGTTCAAACCATCTTCAAGAACACCCGCCGAACGAATCCTCACGCCTACAGCAGCCGCGGTGAACGTCCCTGGAACGACGCCGGTCCCCGCCGCGGCAAGGACGGCAGCGACGACGATTCACGCTTGCCTCTTCTCCAAGCCGTCATTCTGGACTTCTCGTCCGTGAACAATGTCGACGTAACCTCAATCCAGAATCTGATCGACGTCCGCAACCAGCTGGATATGTACGCCTCCCCCCGCACCGTGCAATGGCACTTCGCACACATCAACAACCGCTGGACAAAGCGCGGCCTGGCTGCCGCAGGCTTCGGTTACCCGACACCCATCGCTAGCGACGGCTTCCACCGGTGGAAGCCCATCTTCAGCGTGGCGGAGATTGAAGGCAACGCCTCAGCCGCCGCCCACGCCGAGATCGTCGCTAACCAGCGCGAACATTCCCTCCACAAGAATGCGGATATCGAATCCGGCCTCAAGTCCGATTCCAACACCATCGAGTTGGAGACCGAAGACATCGAAACCGCATCCGAGAACTCGGTCACCCGTGAGGACAAGTTCAATCGTGATATCACGGGCAGCAAGGCATACCAGCGTCGTCCTAGGGTTGTGCTCGTGCAGGGCATGAATCGGCCTTTCTTCCACATCGACTTGACCAGCGCTCTTCAAAGTGCCGTTGCCAATTCTTCGGACGTGATCCCTCAAATTGAGTGA
- a CDS encoding WD40/YVTN repeat-like-containing domain — MAGLQHPFQCLRYVNRQSAGQSDILIATAGRNLYSYHASNGQRLDVWPQPVDANAEDKSSDAAPASESQGPPEKRRKLSSTSEEQTDAKSESTPKDSKREASNSWTNIPLLTVAHGKYVVIMTSEDKCVRVLNLDAEGKLQQLSARTMPKKLSALTLTPDENNILTGDKFGDVYTFPLIPSGEYVKPQAPAKAYEPSATNLTVHTKRNLESLEQQMRQAALSKTNQAERVVLNFEHQVIIGHVSLLTELISVTRPADLTVGKRNYILTADRDEHIRVSRGVPQAHVIEQFCFGHTSFVSSLCVPSFEPKVLVSGGGDNYLLVWDWLENQILHKVQLPGAEGETTVRGIWDVSLKPTADNADPVKAIFVALEGSAQLLCYTLKSDNSITHQDTLQLSGNVLALIGLDSRGSILVAVDTLRESDSISAWRSSSQPPLEAFRFSSGKWAPVEDSMVANINSEGTSSLSTTIEEKQQKELNDSMYNLGNLRKRDDYDE; from the exons ATGGCCGGTCTCCAACACCCATTCCAGTGTCTGCGATACGTCAACAGGCAGTCAGCAGGCCAATCGGATATCCTTATCGCCACTGCTGGTCGCAATCTTTACTCTTACCATGCGTCCAATGGCCAGCGCCTGGATGTGTGGCCTCAGCCTGTAGATGCCAATGCGGAGGATAAAAGCTCTGACGCAGCTCCCGCATCTGAAAGCCAAGGCCCCCCAGAAAAGCGAAGGAAGCTGTCTTCGACTTCCGAAGAACAGACGGATGCCAAATCTGAGTCAACCCCTAAGGACTCGAAGAGAGAAGCTTCCAATTCCTGGACCAACATTCCTCTCTTGACTGTTGCCCACGGTAAATATGTAGTGATCATGACCTCCGAGGACAAGTGTGTTCGAGTCTTGAACCTGGATGCCGAAGGGAAACTCCAGCAATTGAGTGCTCG TACAATGCCCAAGAAGCTCTCTGCGCTTACTCTGACTCCCGATGAGAACAACATCTTGACGGGTGACAAATTCGGAGATGTGTACACTTTCCCACTGATTCCGAGTGGAGAATACGTGAAGCCCCAGGCTCCAGCCAAAGCATATGAGCCATCTGCTACGAACCTCACGGTGCACACGAAGCGCAACCTTGAATCATTGGAACAACAAATGCGACAGGCTGCTCTGTCGAAGACCAATCAAGCGGAACGAGTTGTTCTGAACTTCGAGCACCAAGTCATAATCGGTCACGTTTCGTTATTGACGGAATTGATTTCCGTCACCCGGCCTGCGGACTTGACTGTTGGCAAGCGGAATTACATACTGACAGCGGATCGTGATGAGCACATCCGTGTCTCTCGTGGTGTTCCCCAAGCTCATGTCATTGAGCAGTTTTGCTTTGGCCACACTTCGTTTGTTAGCAGTCTGTGCGTCCCCTCGTTCGAACCCAAGGTTCTTGTCTCGGGTGGTGGCGACAATTATCTGCTTGTATGGGACTGGCTCGAGAACCAGATTTTGCACAAAGTTCAGCTCCCTGGGGCAGAAGGAGAAACCACCGTGCGCGGCATTTGGGATGTTTCCCTTAAGCCTACCGCAGACAATGCGGATCCTGTGAAGGCTATCTTCGTCGCACTTGAAGG GTCTGCACAGCTTCTTTGCTACACACTCAAAAGCGACAACTCGATAACTCACCAGGATACCCTCCAACTGTCAGGAAACGTTCTTGCACTGATTGGCCTTGATTCAAGAGGCTCAATTCTTGTTGCTGTGGATACTTTGCGGGAATCCGATTCGATAAGTGCCTGGAGGTCCTCTTCCCAGCCTCCGCTTGAAGCCTTCCGCTTCAGTTCCGGAAAGTGGGCTCCTGTGGAAGACTCCATGGTCGCTAACATCAACTCCGAAGGCACATCAAGTCTCTCTACGACAATAGAGGAGAAACAGCAGAAAGAGCTGAATGACTCCATGTACAATTTGGGCAACCTGCGGAAGAGAGATGACTATGACGAATAA